A single Triticum dicoccoides isolate Atlit2015 ecotype Zavitan chromosome 2A, WEW_v2.0, whole genome shotgun sequence DNA region contains:
- the LOC119357277 gene encoding uncharacterized protein LOC119357277, translated as MVDPVSLVGMILTMVQLIASAAETARQNKKKCWELAQRARTLANVLPDHKYPAANDQETETVMRRLKETLHEALTLIQSCQTVTVFSRSRKAAELDGVNRKINDCITDLNFMRQVRTNHVAAAAPSAVPLPAQIYDHGSYYQAQGGGGACVGYPPPQHAPVNVHWTPAPSPYHASPAPSASGYNLYSLCTLPTVNKIFDSMCNGFR; from the coding sequence ATGGTCGACCCAGTAAGCCTGGTGGGCATGATCCTAACGATGGTGCAACTGATCGCAAGCGCCGCGGAGACTGCACGGCAGAACAAGAAGAAGTGCTGGGAGCTCGCCCAACGCGCGCGCACTCTGGCCAACGTACTGCCCGACCACAAATACCCGGCGGCGAACGACCAGGAGACGGAGACTGTGATGAGGAGGCTCAAGGAGACCCTCCACGAAGCGTTGACGCTCATCCAGTCCTGCCAGACTGTAACTGTATTCTCCCGTAGCCGGAAGGCCGCTGAATTAGATGGGGTTAATAGAAAGATCAACGACTGCATCACGGACCTCAATTTCATGAGACAAGTTCGCACAAATCACGTAGCAGCTGCAGCACCTAGCGCAGTCCCACTCCCAGCTCAAATTTATGACCACGGCTCCTACTATCAGgcacaaggaggaggaggtgcctGTGTTGGCTACCCCCCGCCTCAGCACGCACCCGTCAATGTTCACTGGACTCCGGCTCCGTCTCCCTACCATGCTTCCCCAGCCCCCTCGGCCTCGGGTTATAATCTATATTCTTTGTGCACCCTTCCAACCGTCAACAAGATCTTTGACAGTATGTGTAATGGATTCCGCTAG